Proteins from one Mycteria americana isolate JAX WOST 10 ecotype Jacksonville Zoo and Gardens chromosome 1, USCA_MyAme_1.0, whole genome shotgun sequence genomic window:
- the FAM83F gene encoding protein FAM83F: protein MAESQVLLLDESHVNEKVTEAQARFYYSEEQRRALEVLVTRGEAAYREALRKEQLRDFLSSRELQALRGGWRGYDDPREGSKVARGPGGETLSLAYWPECSDTEVPPLDLGWTDKTFYRGISRVALFTHPRKEESAPHLKEVAREMIQQAQKIIAVVMDVFTDRDIFRDIVDAAYKRWIPVYIILDEEGVKLFLEMCRCLDLSDLQIRNIRIRSVTGVGFYMPAGKIRGTLASRFLMVDGEKVATGSYSFTWSSSHIDRNILLVLTGQHVEMFDVEFRELYAISEEVNFYKELGIANPFLLGTGKPGLHSSTVARKFINPKYGLVAGATRGDMMLWASRHRQDNQGNMEKEETSESNKRLNQFLNDLITLEQEFPEIDPPLENLNKLNRSPQKLCFRLHVDLKNKSKSRESIRDVKKEDAQANSKQGKRFASGLFSRKAKRSPGSSIEANSFASEGHSGEDLGNMKLEYERLSIGHASVRSTGGISGNLGPNSTTSDKNKQPTCVLS from the exons ATGGCGGAGTCCCAGGTGCTCCTGCTGGACGAGTCGCACGTCAACGAGAAGGTGACGGAGGCCCAGGCCCGCTTCTACTACAGCGAGGAGCAGCGCCGGGCCCTGGAGGTGCTGGTGACCCGGGGCGAGGCGGCCTACCGGGAGGCGCTGAGGAAGGAGCAGCTGCGCGACTTTCTCTCCAGCCGGGAGCTGCAGGCCCTGCGGGGCGGCTGGCGGGGATACGACGACCCCCGGGAGGGCAGCAAGGTGGCTCGGGGGCCCGGCGGCGAGACGCTCTCGCTGGCCTACTGGCCCGAGTGCTCGGACACGGAGGTGCCCCCGTTGGACTTGGGCTGGACCGACAAGACCTTCTACCGGGGCATCAGCCGGGTGGCCCTCTTCACGCACCCGCGCAAGGAGGAGAGCGCGCCCCACCTGAAGGAGGTGGCGCGGGAGATGATCCAGCAGGCGCAGAAG ATTATTGCAGTGGTCATGGATGTATTTACAGACCGGGACATCTTCCGTGATATTGTTGATGCAGCATATAAACGCTGGATCCCAGTCTATATAATCCTAGATGAGGAGGGTGTGAAGCTCTTCCTGGAAATGTGCAGATGCCTTGACCTCAGCGACTTGCAGATCCGG AATATCCGCATACGTTCTGTGACAGGAGTTGGGTTCTACATGCCAGCAGGGAAGATCAGAGGCACATTGGCATCCCGATTCCTGATGGTGGATGGTGAAAAGGTGGCCACTGGATCATACAG CTTCACATGGAGTTCATCCCACATTGACAGAAACATCCTGCTAGTCTTGACAGGACAGCACGTGGAGATGTTTGATGTTGAGTTTCGTGAGCTCTATGCCATCTCAGAGGAAGTTAATTTCTACAAGGAACTGGGTATTGCTAACCCATTCCTTCTCGGAACTGGGAAGCCAGGCCTTCATTCCTCCACCGTGGCTCGGAAGTTCATTAACCCCAAGTATGGTTTAGTGGCAGGGGCAACCCGTGGTGATATGATGCTCTGGGCTTCACGACACAGGCAGGATAATCAGGGGAacatggaaaaggaggaaacaagTGAGTCAAATAAACGGTTAAATCAGTTTCTGAATGACTTAATCACGTTGGAGCAAGAGTTCCCAGAAATTGATCCACCTCTGGAGAACTTGAACAAGCTGAATCGGAGCCCTCAGAAACTGTGCTTCCGGCTCCATGTGGACctgaaaaataaatccaaatccAGAGAGTCTATTCGAGATGTGAAGAAAGAAGATGCACAGGCCAATTCAAAGCAAGGAAAACGGTTTGCCAGCGGGCTTTTCAGTCGCAAGGCCAAACGGTCTCCAGGCTCAAGCATTGAGGCCAATTCTTTTGCCAGTGAAGGACATTCAGGAGAAGACCTTGGGAACATGAAACTGGAATACGAGCGGCTCAGCATTGGCCATGCCAGTGTTCGGAGCACTGGAGGCATCTCAG